A single region of the Vanessa atalanta chromosome Z, ilVanAtal1.2, whole genome shotgun sequence genome encodes:
- the LOC125076235 gene encoding membrane-bound transcription factor site-1 protease — protein sequence MGLTRFVCLILIGYSNYVFVFSLDNDTKCNATSTAGVQYEFTTDIVNSEHIITFRGYYFKYTRENYVKSALKNAGISNWTILQRNNAAKEYPSDFDVIAFGDDMKDGIEALRDHPAVRRVTAQRQVLRTIKFVKEDDCGPAGCLYSGWRNHKRRSRALHSLRKLRENDGYSSRKLLRTVPRQITSVLKADLLWSLGVTGEGIKVAVFDTGLSRHHPHFGRVRERTDWTGENTLDDALGHGTFVAGVIASRADCLGFAPDADLHIFRVFTDNQVSYTSWFLDAFNYAILKKIDVLNLSIGGPDFMDHPFVDKVWELSANKVIMVSAIGNDGPLYGTLNNPADQMDVIGVGGIGFDDRIAKFSSRGMTTWELPDGYGRMKPDIVTYGSGVRGSSVNGGCKSLSGTSVASPVVAGAIALLASGVPRQNLSPASVKQALCITARRLPGPNMFEQGHGKLDLISAYQFLREYEPQASLSPPYIDLTECQYMWPYCTQPLYYSAQPTIANVTVINGLGVAGKVTKVGWHPHLPHGVILSVSVDFIDILWPWSGWLAISFSVLESGANFDGVVEGHVNITIESFDVVYDFVMKNTTLMLPIRARVIPVPVRGRRLLWDQFHSLRYPGGYFPRDDLRAKHDPLDWHADHVHTNFRDMYRRLREHGFYLEVMGSPLTCIDTSLYGALLLVDPEDEYFPEEMAALKKAVDSGLSLIVFADWYNASLLRHVKFYDENTRQWWIPETGGANVPALNDLLGMFQVALGDRVFEGAYKLAGHPMYYASGTHIHSFPEHGVLVTAKLSDQGQQIMSGEKTNGAGDSSGGGKKIDVPILGLLQTESESRDYTNDTNTKLPKAGRLVVYGDSSCLEGGAARPCHWLLLAALQYALVGHVPTSLREAAATSHHRDVQIIPSELPKRAEGGRLHAYSRVLSPDGSGPRPVPDCVSLPLMDPQPVHAPPSSRTLAPRHQPTDPKSIGAPDMEGTEAAPRAWRGAGAAPSRSHADDIDDVHSIFAGRMLTLCSIIVIIYCLHAFWKRCGRKIRRRKLISLAT from the exons ATGGGTTTGACCCGCTTcgtttgtttgattttaattggtTATTCCAACTATGTGTTCGTATTTAGTCTCGATAATGATACAAAGTGTAATGCAACATCTACAGCAGGTGTACAATATGAATTTACTACTGATATAGTTAACAGTGAACATATAATAACATTCAGAGGCTATTACTTCAAATATACTAGGGAAAATTACGTGAAATCTGCTTTAAAAAATGCTGGT ATTTCTAATTGGACAATACTTCAGCGAAATAATGCAGCTAAAGAATACCCAAGCGACTTCGACGTGATTGCCTTTGGAGATGATATGAAGGATGGTATCGAAGCGCTACGTGACCATCCCGCTGTCCGTCGCGTCACAGCGCAGCGTCAAGTCCTACGTACTATTAAATTTGTGAAAGAG GACGATTGCGGACCCGCTGGATGTCTCTATTCTGGATGGAGGAATCATAAACGTCGATCTCGCGCTCTTCATTCACTCAGAAAGCTCCGAGAG AATGATGGCTACTCGTCTAGAAAGTTACTAAGGACGGTTCCGCGGCAGATAACATCGGTTCTAAAGGCAGACCTGCTGTGGTCGCTGGGGGTAACGG GGGAGGGAATCAAAGTAGCGGTGTTCGATACGGGCCTATCGCGTCATCACCCGCACTTTGGTCGGGTTCGGGAACGAACGGACTGGACCGGCGAAAACACCCTGGACGATGCTCTGGGTCATGGAACATTCGTAGCCGGGGTCATTGCCTCCAGGGCTGACTGTCTCGGTTTCGCGCCGGACGCAGATTTACACATATTCCGTGTGTTCACCGACAACCAG GTATCTTATACGTCGTGGTTCCTCGACGCCTTCAATTACGCAATACTGAAAAAAATTGACGTTCTCAACCTGAGTATCGGCGGACCCGATTTCATGGATCACCCTTTTGTCGATAAAGTTTGGGAGCTGAGTGCTAATAAG GTGATCATGGTATCGGCGATAGGCAACGACGGGCCACTGTACGGAACCCTGAACAACCCAGCGGACCAAATGGACGTTATTGGCGTCGGTGGAATTGGGTTTGACGATCGCATCGCGAAGTTTTCCTCGAGAGGGATGACGACGTGGGAACTACCGGAT ggCTATGGCCGTATGAAACCTGACATCGTTACATATGGAAGCGGCGTGCGAGGGTCGAGTGTGAACGGCGGTTGTAAATCTCTCAGTG GAACATCTGTAGCGTCGCCAGTGGTCGCTGGAGCGATAGCTTTGCTCGCGAGTGGTGTACCCCGTCAGAACCTCTCGCCTGCTTCAGTCAAACAAGCGCTTTGTATAACTGCCAGGAGACTGCCCGGACCGAATATGTTCGAACAGGGTCACGGAAAACTCGATCTTATCAGTGCTTATCAG TTCCTCCGTGAATATGAACCCCAAGCCAGCCTAAGTCCCCCGTACATAGATCTGACGGAATGCCAGTACATGTGGCCATACTGTACCCAGCCACTGTATTACAGCGCCCAACCCACAATAGCCAACGTTACTGTCATCAACGGACTCGGCGTGGCGGGCAAAGTG acAAAAGTAGGTTGGCATCCCCATCTGCCACACGGAGTAATATTGTCAGTATCGGTGGATTTCATCGACATACTTTGGCCGTGGTCTGGTTGGTTAGCTATAAGTTTCTCGGTCCTGGAGAGTGGTGCTAACTTTGACGGCGTCGTTGAA GGCCACGTTAACATCACGATCGAGAGCTTCGATGTGGTCTACGATTTCGTCATGAAAAATACGACTCTAATGTTACCTAttcg tgcACGTGTTATTCCCGTCCCGGTCCGCGGTCGTCGTCTTCTCTGGGACCAGTTCCATAGCCTTCGGTATCCAGGGGGGTACTTCCCTCGTGACGACCTGCGTGCCAAACACGACCCGCTCGACTGGCACGCTGATCACGTGCACACAAACTTCCGCGACATGTACCGCCGCCTACGAGAACATGGATTCTATTTGGAAGTCATGG GAAGTCCATTAACTTGTATTGACACCTCGTTGTACGGCGCTCTTCTACTCGTGGATCCAGAGGACGAGTATTTCCCCGAAGAAATGGCAGCTCTCAAGAAAGCCGTGGACTCCGGCCTCTCCCTCATAGTTTTCGCTGATTGGTACAATGCGTCTTTACTGCGTCACGTTAAGTTCTACGACGAAAATACGAGACAGTG GTGGATACCGGAAACGGGCGGCGCTAATGTACCGGCCTTAAACGATCTCCTTGGCATGTTCCAG GTGGCTCTAGGAGATCGAGTGTTCGAAGGGGCATATAAACTAGCCGGTCACCCCATGTACTACGCGAGTGGGACGCATATACACAGCTTCCCCGAACACGGCGTCCTAGTAACGGCTAAATTGTCGGACCAAGGTCAACAA ATAATGTCAGGAGAAAAGACTAATGGAGCGGGCGATTCGTCTGGAGGCGGGAAAAAAATTGACGTGCCGATACTAGGGCTGTTGCAAACGGAAAGCGAATCACGTGACTACACGAACGACACTAATACCAAGTTACCCAAG GCTGGCAGGCTAGTGGTCTACGGGGACTCGTCGTGCTTGGAGGGTGGCGCAGCTCGGCCGTGCCATTGGCTCCTGCTAGCTGCTCTCCAATACGCGTTAGTAGGACACGTACCTACCTCGCTCAGAGAAGCAGCCGCTACCAGCCATCACCGCGATGTACAGATCATACCATCGG aaCTACCGAAACGTGCGGAAGGTGGACGTTTGCACGCATATTCGAGAGTCCTTTCACCAGACGGCAGTGGACCTCGGCCCGTGCCTGACTGTGTTTCCCTTCCACTAATGGACCCTCAGCCTGTCCATGCACCACCTTCATCCAGGACATTGGCCCCCAGACATCAACCTACTGATCCAAAGAGTATAG